From a single Anaerobranca californiensis DSM 14826 genomic region:
- the thrS gene encoding threonine--tRNA ligase → MIKVTLKDGSVREYKKGVTVEEIAKDISPRLAKEALAGRVNGKLVDLNFKLENDSTLDIITFDSPEGEDIYRHSSAHIMAQAVSELFPGVKLAIGPSIKDGFYYDFMVDKPFTPDDLEKIEEKMQEIIKRDLPFKRHVISRDEAIKFFKEIGQDFKVELIEGLSTDEEISYYQQGEFVDLCSGPHIPSTGKLKAFKLLNVAGAYWRGDEKNPTLQRIYGTSFPKKSMLDEYLYRLEEAKKRDHRKLGKELDLFSFSEEAPGMAFYHPKGMILRNEIINFWREKHKEYGYEEIQTPLLMNQRLWERSGHWQNYRENMYFTEVDNETFAIKPMNCPGAMLVYKTSHHSYRDLPLRLAELGLVHRRELSGALHGMMRVRAFTQDDAHIFMLPEQIEEEIGKIMDLIDDVYKVFGYSYRVELSTKPEKAIGSDEIWEIATNALKKVLENRKMDYVVNEGDGAFYGPKIDFHIEDCLGRSWQCGTIQLDFMLPERFDLTYVGEDGQKHRPVVVHRVVLGAIDRFIGLLVEHVGGAFPLWLAPEQVRIIAISERHIPYCKELEKKLKSKGIRVWVDGRNEKIGYKIREGQLQKIPYMLVVGDKEVETEEVNVRKRGEGEIGAKKVEELINDLLEEIKNKR, encoded by the coding sequence AATCGCTAAAGATATTAGTCCCCGTTTAGCTAAAGAAGCCTTAGCAGGAAGGGTTAACGGAAAGTTAGTAGACTTAAATTTTAAATTAGAAAATGACAGTACATTAGATATTATTACCTTTGATAGCCCAGAAGGTGAAGATATCTACCGACATAGTTCTGCCCATATAATGGCACAAGCTGTTTCAGAGCTTTTTCCAGGGGTTAAATTGGCTATCGGTCCAAGTATTAAGGATGGTTTTTATTATGATTTCATGGTAGATAAACCCTTTACTCCCGATGATTTGGAGAAAATTGAAGAGAAAATGCAGGAAATTATTAAAAGGGATCTTCCCTTTAAAAGACATGTCATATCTAGGGATGAAGCTATCAAATTTTTCAAAGAAATAGGACAAGATTTTAAAGTTGAGTTAATTGAAGGTTTATCAACAGATGAAGAAATCTCTTACTATCAACAAGGAGAATTCGTAGATCTTTGTTCTGGACCCCATATACCTAGTACAGGGAAGTTAAAAGCTTTTAAACTTCTCAATGTAGCTGGAGCTTATTGGAGAGGGGATGAAAAAAATCCGACCTTACAGCGGATTTATGGTACATCCTTCCCTAAAAAGTCTATGTTAGATGAATATCTATACAGACTTGAAGAAGCTAAAAAGAGGGATCACAGAAAATTAGGGAAAGAGTTAGACTTGTTTAGTTTCAGTGAAGAAGCACCGGGGATGGCCTTTTACCATCCAAAGGGAATGATCCTCAGGAATGAAATTATCAATTTCTGGAGAGAAAAACACAAAGAATATGGTTATGAAGAAATTCAAACTCCCCTTTTAATGAACCAAAGGCTTTGGGAACGTTCAGGTCACTGGCAAAATTATCGGGAAAACATGTATTTTACAGAAGTTGACAATGAGACCTTTGCTATAAAACCGATGAATTGCCCTGGAGCAATGCTAGTATATAAAACAAGTCACCACAGCTATAGGGATTTACCACTGCGATTAGCAGAACTAGGGTTAGTTCATCGTAGAGAACTTTCAGGAGCGTTACATGGAATGATGAGGGTAAGGGCCTTTACCCAAGATGATGCCCATATCTTTATGTTGCCTGAACAAATCGAAGAAGAGATAGGAAAAATAATGGATTTAATCGATGATGTATATAAAGTTTTTGGCTACTCCTATAGAGTTGAATTGAGTACAAAACCAGAAAAAGCTATAGGTAGTGATGAAATCTGGGAGATTGCTACCAATGCCCTCAAAAAGGTATTGGAAAACCGCAAGATGGATTATGTAGTAAATGAAGGGGATGGAGCTTTTTACGGTCCTAAAATTGATTTCCACATCGAAGATTGCCTAGGTAGAAGCTGGCAATGTGGTACTATTCAATTAGATTTCATGTTACCTGAAAGATTTGATTTAACATATGTAGGGGAAGATGGCCAAAAACACAGGCCTGTGGTGGTTCATAGGGTAGTACTTGGTGCCATTGATAGATTTATTGGACTGTTAGTAGAACATGTAGGAGGAGCTTTCCCCCTTTGGTTAGCTCCAGAACAGGTGAGGATTATTGCTATAAGTGAGAGACATATTCCCTATTGCAAAGAGTTAGAGAAAAAGCTAAAAAGTAAGGGAATCCGTGTTTGGGTTGATGGTAGAAATGAAAAAATAGGTTATAAAATTAGAGAAGGTCAATTGCAAAAAATACCTTATATGTTAGTTGTAGGAGATAAAGAAGTGGAAACTGAAGAAGTAAATGTCAGGAAAAGAGGGGAAGGAGAAATAGGTGCTAAAAAGGTAGAAGAGCTAATAAATGACCTTTTAGAAGAAATAAAAAATAAAAGGTAA
- the infC gene encoding translation initiation factor IF-3 — protein MINEEIRAKEVRLIDEAGNQLGIVGIKEALKAAQQRNLDLVEIAPMANPPVCRIMDYGKFKYEQSKREKEARKNQHVITVKEMKLRPKIDEHDFQTKLRNIVKFLESKDKVKVTVMFRGREIAYVEQGQTLCDRIAEAVKDIAVVEKPAKVEGKNMIMVLAPK, from the coding sequence TTGATTAATGAGGAAATTAGGGCTAAAGAAGTGCGATTAATTGACGAAGCAGGAAATCAGCTTGGAATTGTAGGAATAAAAGAAGCTTTAAAGGCAGCCCAACAAAGAAACCTTGACCTTGTGGAAATTGCTCCTATGGCTAATCCGCCAGTTTGCCGTATAATGGATTATGGCAAATTTAAGTATGAGCAAAGTAAAAGGGAAAAAGAAGCGAGAAAAAATCAACATGTGATTACAGTAAAAGAAATGAAATTAAGGCCTAAAATTGATGAACATGATTTCCAGACGAAACTAAGAAATATTGTTAAATTCTTAGAATCAAAGGATAAAGTAAAAGTTACTGTTATGTTTAGAGGTCGCGAAATAGCTTATGTTGAACAAGGTCAAACCTTATGTGATAGAATAGCTGAAGCCGTTAAGGACATAGCAGTAGTAGAGAAACCAGCTAAAGTAGAAGGTAAAAATATGATAATGGTTCTAGCTCCAAAATAA
- the rpmI gene encoding 50S ribosomal protein L35 encodes MPKMKSHSGAKKRFKKNKNGKIKRSHAFTSHILTKKTPKRKRNLRKSTLVSKADYKRIAQLLP; translated from the coding sequence ATGCCAAAAATGAAAAGTCATAGTGGTGCTAAAAAAAGATTTAAAAAGAATAAAAATGGCAAAATCAAAAGAAGTCATGCTTTTACTAGTCACATTTTAACTAAAAAAACTCCAAAGAGAAAAAGAAATCTTAGAAAGAGTACTCTAGTAAGCAAGGCTGATTATAAGCGAATTGCTCAATTGCTACCATAG
- the rplT gene encoding 50S ribosomal protein L20 encodes MPRVKSVVQARKRHKKILKLAKGYYGSKSKLFRRANEQVLKSLSYAYRDRKNRKRDFRKLWIARINAEARNNGLSYSRMINGLKKAGVDINRKMLADLAVNDSKAFAQLAELAKSNL; translated from the coding sequence ATGCCAAGGGTGAAATCAGTTGTACAAGCAAGAAAACGCCATAAAAAAATCTTAAAGCTTGCAAAAGGCTATTATGGTTCAAAGAGCAAGCTTTTCCGTAGAGCTAATGAACAGGTATTAAAATCTTTATCATATGCATATAGAGATAGAAAAAATCGCAAAAGGGATTTCAGGAAGTTATGGATTGCCAGAATAAATGCTGAGGCAAGAAATAACGGTTTATCTTACAGTAGAATGATTAATGGATTAAAAAAAGCTGGTGTTGACATTAACCGTAAAATGTTAGCTGACTTAGCAGTTAATGACAGCAAAGCTTTTGCCCAATTAGCTGAATTGGCAAAAAGTAATCTGTAA
- a CDS encoding TrkH family potassium uptake protein gives MIKDKKALTPARILVGGFLSLILIGTILLSLPISSVEGSIGIIDALFTATSAVCVTGLVVVDTGTHFTLFGQLVILGLIQAGGLGFMTMATLIFLLLGKKITLKERLVIQEALNQFSLEGLVRLTKYILIFTISIELIAALFLGLRFSVDYGYKLGMYMGLFHSISAFANAGFDIMGIVGQSSLMAYQNDPVVVFIIMALFVLGGLGFTVIVDIYKRHSFGKMALHSRFALVLTGILLLIGFLGVFLLEYNNPDTLGEMPFYKKILPSIFTGATTRTAGFNTVDTGSLRPATLFFMSVLMFIGASPASTGGGIKTTTFGVLLVSVVAMIKGDREVHIFNRRLPFEIVLKALSIIMISLVIIGLATIILSRTEQQEFLNIFFEVVSAFGTVGLSTGITSELTTVGRIIIIVIMFTGRVGPLTLALAFSQRMKSSNIRYPEEKVLVG, from the coding sequence ATGATAAAAGATAAAAAGGCCCTTACCCCTGCTAGAATATTAGTAGGAGGTTTTTTAAGCCTGATATTAATAGGTACAATTTTATTAAGCCTTCCTATTTCCTCAGTGGAAGGGAGTATAGGAATTATAGATGCCCTATTTACCGCCACATCTGCCGTTTGTGTAACGGGATTAGTGGTGGTAGATACAGGAACTCATTTTACTTTATTTGGTCAGCTTGTAATTTTAGGACTCATTCAAGCCGGTGGTCTAGGTTTTATGACAATGGCTACTTTAATTTTTTTACTATTAGGTAAAAAAATAACCCTAAAAGAGAGATTAGTAATCCAAGAAGCATTAAATCAGTTTTCTTTAGAGGGCCTTGTTCGGTTAACAAAATACATATTAATTTTTACAATATCTATTGAACTTATTGCTGCATTGTTTTTAGGTCTAAGGTTTTCAGTGGATTATGGTTATAAATTAGGGATGTACATGGGTTTATTCCATTCGATATCTGCTTTTGCCAATGCCGGTTTTGATATTATGGGAATAGTAGGACAATCGAGTTTAATGGCATACCAAAATGATCCAGTAGTTGTGTTTATTATTATGGCCTTGTTTGTTTTAGGTGGTTTAGGATTCACAGTTATTGTAGATATTTATAAAAGGCATTCTTTTGGAAAAATGGCTTTACATAGCAGGTTTGCTTTAGTTCTAACAGGTATTTTACTCCTAATTGGATTTTTAGGTGTCTTTTTATTAGAGTATAATAATCCAGATACATTAGGGGAAATGCCTTTCTATAAAAAAATATTGCCTTCAATTTTTACCGGGGCTACTACGAGAACTGCCGGATTTAACACAGTAGATACCGGATCATTGAGGCCAGCCACCCTATTTTTTATGTCTGTACTAATGTTTATTGGTGCTTCACCTGCATCAACGGGTGGAGGTATTAAGACAACTACTTTTGGAGTACTGTTAGTTTCTGTTGTGGCAATGATTAAAGGGGATAGGGAAGTGCATATTTTTAACCGTAGATTACCCTTTGAAATAGTTTTAAAAGCATTATCAATCATTATGATTTCTTTGGTTATAATTGGTTTAGCCACTATTATTTTAAGTAGAACAGAGCAACAAGAATTTTTAAACATCTTTTTTGAAGTTGTTTCTGCCTTTGGTACAGTAGGTCTTTCAACGGGAATCACTTCAGAACTTACTACTGTAGGTAGAATCATTATAATCGTAATTATGTTTACTGGAAGGGTAGGTCCTTTAACTTTGGCTTTAGCTTTTAGTCAAAGGATGAAAAGTAGTAACATTAGATACCCTGAAGAAAAAGTACTGGTAGGTTAG
- a CDS encoding potassium channel family protein — translation MKQFVVIGLGRFGTAVAKTLFDMGYDVMGIDISEERVQEAMGCTTHVVQLDAIDEGALQSVGIRNFDVAIVAIGQDIQASILTTLILKEMGIEYVVAKAQNDLHAKVLYKTGADRVVFPERDMGIRVANNLTSTNILDYIELAPDYSIVEITAPEFMVNKSLKDLDLRAKFGINVVAIKSGKDIIVSPTADNVIKPGDIVVAIGSNEKLNKIKER, via the coding sequence TTGAAACAGTTTGTTGTTATTGGTTTAGGAAGATTTGGAACAGCCGTTGCTAAAACCCTATTTGACATGGGGTATGATGTTATGGGCATTGATATTAGTGAAGAAAGGGTTCAAGAGGCTATGGGCTGTACCACCCATGTAGTTCAACTAGACGCTATAGATGAAGGGGCTTTACAATCAGTAGGAATCCGTAACTTTGATGTAGCTATTGTAGCCATAGGTCAAGATATTCAAGCTAGTATTTTAACTACATTGATTTTAAAAGAGATGGGGATAGAGTATGTAGTAGCTAAAGCACAAAATGATTTACATGCTAAAGTCCTTTATAAAACGGGGGCGGATCGGGTAGTATTCCCTGAAAGGGATATGGGTATTAGGGTTGCTAATAACTTAACTAGTACCAATATCCTTGATTACATCGAGCTGGCACCAGACTATAGTATTGTTGAGATAACAGCTCCGGAATTTATGGTTAATAAATCATTAAAAGACTTAGATTTAAGGGCTAAATTTGGCATAAATGTCGTGGCAATCAAATCCGGCAAAGATATCATAGTCTCACCTACCGCCGATAATGTGATAAAACCTGGTGACATAGTGGTAGCTATTGGTAGCAATGAAAAGCTAAATAAAATAAAGGAGCGGTAG
- a CDS encoding TrmH family RNA methyltransferase, producing MLVTSINNKIVKEIIEIKKKGKKSKSPLLFFEGLRLVEDILSSGAKVEKLIIREGDLEKYLHLVQGKPYVVLENKVFKEISGTVNSQGIGLLAYKPTPSELKPPSLALAVDGVQDPGNLGTIIRTAVAAGVNSIFLLKGTVDLYNEKVLRSTMGALYKIPIYIDWEIEDIKKIIDKYSLIPLKTSVHGEYLYNNIPKGRYLVFVGNEGNGLSQQVENLPGITVKIPLYGDIESLNVAVATGIILYGIKN from the coding sequence GTGTTAGTTACCTCTATTAACAACAAAATTGTCAAAGAAATTATAGAGATTAAAAAAAAGGGTAAGAAAAGTAAAAGTCCTCTTTTATTTTTTGAAGGACTCCGTTTAGTAGAAGATATATTAAGCTCTGGAGCTAAAGTGGAAAAACTTATTATAAGGGAGGGAGATTTAGAAAAATATCTCCATTTAGTCCAAGGGAAGCCTTATGTTGTTTTAGAGAATAAAGTTTTTAAAGAAATTTCTGGTACTGTTAATAGTCAAGGAATTGGTTTACTAGCCTATAAACCGACCCCTTCTGAACTGAAGCCACCTTCCCTTGCCTTGGCTGTAGATGGAGTACAAGACCCTGGAAATTTAGGTACGATAATTAGAACTGCAGTGGCAGCGGGAGTTAATTCGATATTTTTATTAAAAGGAACAGTAGACCTTTATAATGAAAAAGTTTTGCGGAGTACTATGGGTGCGTTATATAAAATCCCAATTTATATAGATTGGGAAATAGAGGATATTAAAAAAATTATTGATAAATATTCATTGATACCCCTTAAAACTTCTGTCCATGGAGAATATTTATATAATAATATCCCAAAAGGAAGGTATTTGGTTTTTGTTGGTAATGAAGGAAATGGCCTTTCTCAGCAAGTGGAAAATTTGCCTGGTATTACTGTGAAAATTCCTTTATATGGGGATATAGAATCTTTAAATGTAGCAGTAGCAACTGGAATTATACTTTACGGAATAAAAAATTAA
- the pheS gene encoding phenylalanine--tRNA ligase subunit alpha — MKEKLTSLLSTALEKIKGVQRIEELEQYKVKFLGKKGELTGILRGMGSLAPEERPIIGQIANEVKEQIQRAIEEKTAILEEKLIEDKLQRETIDISLPGLKREVGALHPLTIVRREIEQIFMSMGYEIVEGPEIETDYYNFEALNLPPNHPARDMQDTFYITDNILLRTHTSPVQARTMEKRADAIPLKIISPGRVFRKDDDATHSPMFHQVEGLVIDKNITLGDLKGTLLLFAKEMFGEKQKVRLRPSYFPFTEPSAEVDISCFLCEGKGCSLCSQTGWIEILGAGMVHPNVLRAGGYNPDEVQGFAFGMGVERITMLKYGISDIRELFNGDLRVVKQFARG; from the coding sequence ATGAAAGAAAAATTAACTAGTTTATTATCCACTGCCTTAGAAAAAATAAAGGGAGTACAAAGGATAGAAGAATTGGAACAATATAAAGTAAAATTTTTAGGAAAAAAAGGAGAATTAACGGGGATTCTAAGGGGTATGGGCTCTTTGGCTCCTGAGGAAAGGCCGATCATTGGTCAAATAGCCAATGAAGTTAAAGAACAAATACAAAGGGCTATTGAAGAAAAAACTGCTATTCTTGAAGAAAAGTTAATAGAGGATAAACTCCAAAGGGAAACAATAGATATTTCCTTGCCAGGGCTAAAAAGGGAAGTAGGAGCCCTTCATCCCCTTACTATTGTCCGCCGGGAAATAGAACAAATTTTTATGAGTATGGGATATGAAATTGTAGAAGGGCCAGAAATAGAGACAGATTATTATAATTTCGAAGCATTAAACTTACCACCTAACCATCCTGCGAGGGATATGCAAGACACCTTTTATATTACAGATAATATTCTTTTAAGGACCCATACATCTCCAGTTCAAGCTAGAACAATGGAGAAAAGGGCGGATGCTATCCCTTTAAAAATAATCAGCCCAGGTAGAGTTTTTAGAAAAGATGATGATGCCACCCATTCCCCCATGTTCCATCAAGTGGAGGGCTTGGTAATAGATAAAAATATTACTTTAGGAGACTTAAAAGGAACCCTATTATTATTTGCTAAAGAAATGTTTGGTGAAAAACAAAAGGTTCGTTTGCGTCCTAGCTATTTCCCCTTTACAGAGCCATCGGCAGAAGTAGATATAAGTTGTTTTCTCTGTGAAGGAAAAGGGTGTAGTTTATGCTCCCAGACAGGGTGGATTGAAATTTTAGGTGCAGGGATGGTACATCCCAATGTTTTACGGGCAGGGGGATATAATCCCGATGAAGTACAGGGTTTTGCCTTTGGTATGGGTGTTGAAAGGATAACTATGCTTAAATACGGGATAAGTGATATTAGGGAATTATTTAATGGTGATTTAAGAGTAGTAAAACAATTTGCAAGGGGGTAA
- the pheT gene encoding phenylalanine--tRNA ligase subunit beta: MKISYNWLKEYVKIDLSPEELAEKLTKAGVVVEHISPAFEEIKGVVVAEILEIEKHPDADKLSVTKVNNGSEVLQVVCGADNIKVGQKVPLAQIGSVLPGNFKIKKSKIRGVESFGMLCSADELGLELNVEDGILILPKDTPLGLEISEVLDLNDNILLLDLTPNRSDCLSLLGVAKEVAALTGAEFVPPNLYDGKINPSTFSIRIESSECKNYIGGEISNIQVAPSPIWLQIKLLKAGLRPINNVVDITNYVMLEYGQPLHAFDRKKIHTTEIVVKNITEEMEFKTLDEQIRKIPQGTLMITDGINPLAIAGVMGGAESEVDWDTEEIILESAYFQGDAVRRSVKGLNLRTEASARFEKSVAPLYVKGAALRAIKLLVDLCGAKLVGFSEEGDFSYNPLSIEISPQKVKDYLGLTIEKDEIIRILKDLGCNVEGKEPLIVQPPHHRVDLSLEVDLIEEIARIYGYDNIPATLPTVVTTVGKNSYKDKVYTKIKDLLIGYGVNEVITYPFISPDSFVKCNLEPDMAIPLANPLGKENSLMRTSLLPSALNCVSFNINRHNERIQFFELGKVYLGKMPLENLPDERDSLIVILQAESKREHWLTGKERRNDFYTIKGILESLFSLCNIISWEIRKEENVNYHPGRSGAIFIQGEKVGFIGQLHPALMKNWEVEDEIYSLELDLSLIVKHSSEQYNYKSIVKYPVVKRDLAVVVDEDLPANQLIKGIKEISPIISKAEIFDVYQGKGIEEGKKSIAISITLQKNGTLTDEEINFFINKALQSLEEKYNAKLRS; the protein is encoded by the coding sequence ATGAAAATATCATATAATTGGTTAAAAGAGTATGTAAAAATAGATTTATCACCAGAAGAATTGGCCGAAAAACTTACAAAAGCAGGGGTAGTAGTAGAACATATCTCCCCAGCCTTTGAAGAAATAAAGGGGGTAGTTGTTGCTGAAATTTTAGAGATAGAAAAACACCCTGATGCTGACAAGTTGTCAGTTACTAAAGTTAATAACGGTTCAGAAGTATTACAAGTAGTGTGTGGTGCTGACAACATTAAAGTAGGTCAAAAAGTACCATTAGCTCAAATAGGGTCTGTATTACCAGGAAATTTTAAAATAAAAAAATCAAAAATAAGGGGAGTAGAATCCTTTGGAATGTTATGTTCTGCTGATGAGCTAGGATTAGAATTAAATGTAGAAGATGGAATTTTAATATTACCAAAAGATACTCCTTTAGGGTTAGAAATCAGCGAAGTACTAGATTTAAATGACAATATTTTATTATTAGATTTAACCCCAAATAGAAGTGACTGTTTAAGTTTGCTAGGGGTAGCAAAAGAAGTAGCAGCTTTAACAGGGGCGGAATTTGTTCCTCCAAACCTTTATGATGGTAAAATTAATCCTAGCACTTTTTCTATCAGAATTGAAAGCTCAGAATGTAAAAACTACATCGGGGGAGAAATTTCTAATATCCAGGTAGCACCATCACCTATTTGGCTACAAATTAAACTATTAAAGGCTGGCCTAAGACCTATCAATAATGTAGTAGATATTACTAATTATGTTATGTTAGAATACGGCCAACCTCTCCATGCATTTGATAGAAAAAAAATCCATACAACAGAAATAGTTGTTAAAAATATAACTGAAGAAATGGAGTTTAAAACATTAGATGAACAAATAAGGAAAATACCTCAAGGAACATTGATGATAACTGATGGCATTAACCCTTTAGCCATTGCAGGAGTAATGGGTGGAGCTGAAAGTGAGGTAGACTGGGATACCGAAGAAATAATTTTAGAATCAGCCTATTTTCAAGGGGATGCTGTAAGAAGAAGTGTAAAAGGGTTGAATTTAAGGACAGAGGCTTCTGCTAGATTTGAAAAATCAGTAGCTCCTTTATATGTTAAAGGGGCGGCATTAAGGGCTATAAAATTATTAGTAGATCTCTGTGGTGCTAAATTAGTAGGTTTCAGTGAAGAAGGTGATTTTTCATACAACCCCCTTTCCATTGAAATTTCTCCACAAAAGGTTAAAGATTATTTAGGTTTGACTATAGAAAAAGATGAGATAATAAGGATTTTAAAGGATCTTGGCTGCAATGTAGAAGGAAAAGAGCCTTTGATAGTTCAACCACCCCATCATAGAGTGGATTTATCCTTAGAAGTAGATTTAATTGAAGAGATAGCTAGGATTTATGGTTATGATAATATACCTGCTACTTTACCTACCGTTGTTACTACAGTCGGAAAAAATTCTTATAAAGATAAAGTTTATACTAAAATAAAAGATTTATTGATAGGATATGGTGTCAATGAGGTAATAACATATCCCTTTATTTCACCAGATAGTTTTGTTAAGTGTAATCTAGAACCTGATATGGCAATTCCTTTAGCAAATCCTTTAGGGAAAGAAAATAGTTTAATGAGGACTTCTTTGTTACCTTCTGCCTTAAATTGCGTCAGTTTTAACATTAACCGGCACAATGAAAGGATTCAGTTTTTCGAATTAGGTAAAGTTTATTTAGGGAAAATGCCATTAGAAAACTTACCTGATGAGAGGGATTCCTTAATTGTAATTTTACAAGCTGAAAGTAAAAGGGAACATTGGTTAACTGGCAAAGAAAGAAGGAACGATTTTTATACAATAAAAGGGATATTAGAAAGTCTGTTCTCCTTATGTAATATTATTTCTTGGGAAATACGTAAAGAAGAAAATGTAAATTACCATCCTGGTCGAAGTGGAGCAATTTTTATCCAAGGAGAAAAAGTAGGTTTTATAGGACAGCTCCACCCAGCCCTTATGAAGAACTGGGAAGTAGAAGATGAAATATATTCTTTAGAGTTAGATTTAAGTTTAATTGTTAAGCATAGTAGTGAACAGTACAATTATAAATCTATAGTTAAATATCCCGTTGTGAAAAGGGATCTAGCGGTGGTAGTTGATGAAGACCTTCCGGCAAATCAATTAATTAAAGGGATTAAAGAAATTTCTCCAATAATCTCTAAGGCGGAAATTTTTGATGTTTACCAAGGAAAGGGTATTGAAGAAGGTAAAAAAAGTATAGCAATTTCCATTACTCTACAAAAAAATGGAACTTTAACCGATGAAGAAATTAATTTCTTCATAAACAAAGCTTTGCAGAGTTTAGAAGAAAAGTACAATGCAAAATTGAGAAGTTAG
- a CDS encoding cell division protein ZapA — MGNKEKTTRTTVRIFGEDHIIIGNKSPDYIKGLANSIDKQMWAIKEKNPKLSSTKIAIMTAMILADKLHSLKEECDQLYSMLIEYEEKKSEGKK, encoded by the coding sequence ATGGGGAACAAGGAGAAAACGACTAGAACTACAGTCCGTATTTTTGGGGAAGATCACATCATTATAGGTAATAAATCCCCTGATTATATTAAAGGTCTAGCTAATAGTATAGATAAACAAATGTGGGCTATTAAAGAAAAGAATCCCAAGCTAAGTTCAACTAAAATAGCAATAATGACAGCAATGATTTTGGCAGATAAACTCCATAGTTTAAAGGAGGAGTGTGACCAACTCTACTCCATGTTAATAGAATATGAGGAGAAAAAAAGTGAGGGGAAAAAATAA
- a CDS encoding CvpA family protein — MLDLLIIIFIFFAIVNGRKKGLVRGLLELGSILLAFIVASRFGSNVGNLLDSIFELTPKIKDSINIPFIDITDEITKFIGVIGYIVIFFIARFVLGIVIVQTSLINQIPLIGTANKLLGAVLGFIKGYLLCLMAVWLLSFIAVDWAENLLDKSYLAPILLDSFPSIYWRLNFWLSN, encoded by the coding sequence ATGTTAGATCTATTGATTATTATCTTTATTTTCTTTGCCATTGTAAATGGTAGAAAAAAGGGTTTAGTAAGAGGGCTTTTAGAGCTTGGTAGCATCCTTTTAGCCTTTATTGTTGCCTCAAGATTTGGTTCTAATGTTGGGAATTTATTAGATAGTATTTTTGAATTAACTCCTAAAATAAAAGACTCCATAAACATTCCATTTATAGATATTACCGATGAAATAACTAAATTTATTGGTGTAATTGGCTATATAGTAATTTTCTTTATAGCTAGATTTGTGTTGGGAATAGTGATTGTTCAGACATCTTTAATTAACCAGATACCATTGATAGGAACAGCTAATAAATTATTAGGAGCAGTTTTGGGTTTTATAAAAGGTTATCTTCTATGTTTAATGGCTGTGTGGTTGTTATCTTTCATAGCTGTGGATTGGGCGGAAAATTTATTAGACAAATCATATTTAGCCCCTATACTCCTAGATTCTTTCCCTAGTATTTATTGGAGATTAAATTTTTGGTTATCAAATTAA